From Micromonospora nigra, one genomic window encodes:
- the rfbC gene encoding dTDP-4-dehydrorhamnose 3,5-epimerase produces MKIRPLSVEGAFEIIPQQHGDPRGLFMEWYRFDRLAEAVGHPLRLAQANMSVSARGVVRGLHFADVPPGQAKYATCVRGAVLDVVVDLRVGSPTFGRWEGVRLDDVDRRAVYLSEGLAHGFCALTDDATLSYLCSTAYNPAVEHSVHPLDPDLGVEWPVEQPQLSARDAAAPTLAQARADGLLPRYDAYRAWVAGLGPDGVPPPGEG; encoded by the coding sequence GTGAAGATCCGTCCGCTGAGCGTCGAGGGGGCCTTCGAGATCATTCCGCAGCAGCACGGCGACCCGCGCGGGCTGTTCATGGAGTGGTACCGCTTCGACCGTCTCGCCGAGGCCGTCGGCCATCCGCTGCGACTGGCCCAGGCCAACATGTCGGTGTCGGCCCGGGGGGTGGTGCGCGGCCTGCACTTCGCCGATGTCCCGCCCGGCCAGGCCAAGTACGCCACCTGTGTCCGCGGGGCGGTGCTGGACGTGGTGGTGGACCTGCGGGTCGGCTCGCCGACCTTCGGCCGGTGGGAGGGCGTCCGCCTTGACGACGTCGACCGGCGGGCCGTCTACCTCAGCGAGGGGCTGGCGCACGGCTTCTGCGCGCTGACCGACGACGCGACCCTGAGCTACCTGTGCTCCACCGCCTACAACCCGGCCGTCGAGCACTCGGTGCACCCGCTGGACCCGGACCTGGGCGTCGAGTGGCCGGTCGAGCAGCCGCAACTGTCCGCCCGGGACGCCGCCGCGCCCACCCTGGCGCAGGCCCGCGCGGACGGGCTGCTGCCCCGGTACGACGCCTACCGGGCGTGGGTGGCCGGGCT